The Paenibacillus beijingensis nucleotide sequence GAGATAAAATCATCGAAACGACCGGAAATCACAACTTTCATTTACAAGCGGAAAAGTTGATTGTCACCTCGATCCCGAATCATTTGCGGTACCCGAAGTGGGTGGTCAATTTTATAAGAGGAGAGTTTTTTGAAAATCATCCGATCCAAACCTCATCCGAGTTTGAGCGGATTTACGTCAGCCGCGACGATGCCAATTACCGGAAAGTTGTCAATGAAGACGAGGTCATGAATGTGCTCGCCGGATACGGCTTCCGAAAGGTCGTGCTGTCTCATTTGTCGCTGGATGAGAAAAGAAACATATTCGCCTCGGCCAAATACGTCGTTTCGGCACTCGGTTCCGGCCTGATCCATCTTCTTTTCTGCAGTCCGAAGACGAAAGTAATCGAATTTTTGCCGCCTAACTTCGTTGATATTTGTTTTTGGAGAATGAGCAACTTTTTGAAGCTCGACTATTATTATTTAATGGCAGAAGGCGCGGGATTCCACGGTGTTCCGAACTTTAATGAAATGATGGAAATGGGAGCACTCGGAGTCGTGGAGAATCTGGCCGTTGATATTCATAAATTCACCCGGTTATTGGAACGGGCCGGGCTGTAGCTCAGCCGGCCGGCAGGGGCTGTCTCGGAAGGCATTGGGCCTTGGGGGGACAGTCTCTTTCTTTGCGTTGTTTTCATGTTCCTTTTAACAACGTTAAGTTGAAAAAGCGGGTGAAATCTTTTATAGTCAAATGTAGTCCGAACATGCAGTTGAACAGGATGCAGCATGAATGATGACAAGGAATCCGAAGGAGGAAATACAGTGGCAAACCAACAACAACTGCTCGTATTCGCCGGCTCGTATGCCGAAAGGGAGAACAGCGGCGTTTATGTATACCGTTTAAACGAGGAGACGCTGGAACTGGATTTATTGGACGAGGTATCGGGATTGAAAAATCCTACGTTTCTGAATGTGGATGCTTCCTCAGGCTACCTGTATTCGATCGCGGAAGGCACGTCGGCCGAGGGCGGAAAGACAGGAGAAGCGGTAGCGTTCCTCTTCGATGCGGCGCAGGGGAAACTGACCCGTGTGAATGAAAACACGACGACAGCTTCACCGACCTGCCACATTCAGCGCGACCCGTTGGATCGTTATCTGATTGTAGTCAGCTACCATGGCGGCATGGTCGGCCTTATGGAGATCGAAGAAGGCGGGCGTATCGGACGTCAGCTCGATGTGCAGCAGCACGAAGGTCACAGCGTACATAAACGACAGGATTGTCCTCACCCTCATTCCACTTTTTTCAGCCCCGACGGGCGCTACTTGTTCGTTCAGGACTTGGGACTGGATATTATCCGCACGTATACGCTTGATAGGGAAAATAATAAACTAGTGCCGCATCGCGATAACCGAATCCATGCGGGCGCAGGTCCGCGCCATCTTACGTTTCATCCGAACGGCCAGTTTGCATTTGTAATCAATGAGCTTGATAGTACAATATCTTCACTCCGTTTCGATGCCGATACCGGCGCGCTGAACGAAATCGGCTCGGTTTCCACACTTCCCGACGGCTTCGACGGTGAAAATACGTGCGCCGAAGTGGTCATAAGCAAAGACGGCAGGTTTCTGTACGGCTCCAACCGCGGCCATGACAGCCTGGTCGTGTTCGCCGTCGACGGGGATACCGGGGCGCTGTCGCCCATTCAGCATGTCACGTCCGGAGGCGGTCATCCGCGTCATTTCGCGCTTGCGCCAAGCGGCCGCCTGATCGTTGCGGCAAACAAAGATACGAATAATATTGCTTTGTTCCGGGTTGATCCGGAAAGCGGCCGTCTTGAATATACGGGCCGCAGCACCGAAGTCTCCCAGCCGGTATGCGTTCAGCCTGTTTATGTGCCGGTATCGTAATCGAAAGCTTGAATCATCCGAAACAATCGGCAGCTCCCGTAAGTGGGGGCTGCCGATTGTTTTTTATTTTTTGTGAATAAAGATGACAGTATTTTTATGCACAAAAACTTTTATTTTGACATAATGACATAATTTTGGACGATCCGTTTGTCTTCATGTCTAATGCCTGCAAGCAGATAAAAGTGTAATATGTTAACAAAAGAGACATGAACAGCACTTTATATTAGAATACCTGCCATGAATCATACATAAAGAAACGGATGAATGGCGCAATGTTGCGAAAATTCGGATGAAACGGCAATGGGGGAATGATGATGGCTCTGGCAGCAAGATCGGTTTCCGAAATCGTATTGGAAGATATCAGTATGAAATATGAAACGGCTTCTTCGGATGTGCTGGCCGTTCAGCAGGTAAGCATGAATATCGCAAAAGGAGAATTCATTTCGCTGCTGGGACCGTCCGGTTGCGGCAAAACGACGCTGCTGCGGTTAATGGCAGACCTGCTGGCGCCAAGCAGCGGAAAGTTGAGTGTGGCGGGAGGAACGGCCAAAGAGGCGCGGCTGGCCCAAAAATACGGCATCGTGTTTCAAAGTCCGGTGCTGTACGACTGGCGCAAGGTCAAACATAACGTCACTCTGCCGCTTGAGCTGAAAGGCGTGAGTAAGAAACAGCGTGACAAACGGGCCGATGAACTGCTTGAGCTGGTCGGGCTGAAGGCGTTCGGCGATAAATATCCGTGGCAGC carries:
- a CDS encoding ABC transporter ATP-binding protein encodes the protein MALAARSVSEIVLEDISMKYETASSDVLAVQQVSMNIAKGEFISLLGPSGCGKTTLLRLMADLLAPSSGKLSVAGGTAKEARLAQKYGIVFQSPVLYDWRKVKHNVTLPLELKGVSKKQRDKRADELLELVGLKAFGDKYPWQLSGGMQQRVSIARALAMEPEILLMDEPFSALDEFSRERLNEELLTVWSKVGSTVVFVTHSISEAVFLSDRVFVLSPHPGRLSAVVDIPLPRPRNKEMRNTPQFFELIADIRSRFEGV
- a CDS encoding glycosyltransferase family 61 protein, coding for MGVDGYYVRTLDWAIETGVANHYKEIYPEHTMRLLKPKSVEPLHQAFTYNDLGNFPPSFAALIPNGRLWGQHAAVITPNNKLLNDVSLEWQSVVDPQRHPVFQQGQLPPATYTGGTVAALAFVGAQSYYHWFVDVLPRIHLLRESGVYVDKYVINTHLPFQYETLAKMGITRDKIIETTGNHNFHLQAEKLIVTSIPNHLRYPKWVVNFIRGEFFENHPIQTSSEFERIYVSRDDANYRKVVNEDEVMNVLAGYGFRKVVLSHLSLDEKRNIFASAKYVVSALGSGLIHLLFCSPKTKVIEFLPPNFVDICFWRMSNFLKLDYYYLMAEGAGFHGVPNFNEMMEMGALGVVENLAVDIHKFTRLLERAGL
- a CDS encoding lactonase family protein, yielding MANQQQLLVFAGSYAERENSGVYVYRLNEETLELDLLDEVSGLKNPTFLNVDASSGYLYSIAEGTSAEGGKTGEAVAFLFDAAQGKLTRVNENTTTASPTCHIQRDPLDRYLIVVSYHGGMVGLMEIEEGGRIGRQLDVQQHEGHSVHKRQDCPHPHSTFFSPDGRYLFVQDLGLDIIRTYTLDRENNKLVPHRDNRIHAGAGPRHLTFHPNGQFAFVINELDSTISSLRFDADTGALNEIGSVSTLPDGFDGENTCAEVVISKDGRFLYGSNRGHDSLVVFAVDGDTGALSPIQHVTSGGGHPRHFALAPSGRLIVAANKDTNNIALFRVDPESGRLEYTGRSTEVSQPVCVQPVYVPVS